The proteins below come from a single Micromonospora citrea genomic window:
- a CDS encoding glutamyl-tRNA reductase, whose translation MKLLVVGASYRTAPVATLEQLAVPPADLTRTLDRLVAQPYVTEAVLVSTCNRVEVYAAVSGFHGGLGDICAVLADQAGCQPAALANHLYVHFDAAAVDHVFRVAAGLDSMVVGEAQILGQLRDAYHSATGADTAGRLLHELMQQALRVGKRAHAETGIDRAGQSVVTAALELAAGHLDGDLAGRPALVVGAGAMGSLGVATLSRLGAGPLTVTNRGADRAVRLAEAYGASATPMAELTAALSTVDIVVAATAATEAVLTREVVSRALAGRDPGRGPLVLLDLAVPRDVEAGVAELPGVEVIDIDRMATLLADGPAATDAAAVERIVVGEVDAFLTWLRGSDVAPTVAALRGRADDVVTAELRRLAQRRPDLTDDQRAEVARTVHRVVQRLLHQPTVRVRQLAAEPGGDQYAALLRELFDLQVPQTSPVDSVPDIVDSDVAPLLGLADFPPSSVPADVPPTGGER comes from the coding sequence GTGAAACTGCTCGTCGTCGGTGCGTCCTACCGCACCGCTCCCGTCGCCACGCTGGAGCAGCTCGCGGTCCCGCCGGCCGACCTCACCCGCACTCTGGACCGCCTGGTCGCCCAGCCGTACGTGACCGAGGCCGTGCTCGTCTCCACCTGCAACCGGGTGGAGGTCTACGCCGCCGTCTCCGGTTTCCACGGCGGCCTCGGTGACATCTGCGCGGTGCTGGCCGACCAGGCCGGCTGCCAGCCCGCCGCGCTCGCCAACCACCTCTACGTGCACTTCGACGCCGCCGCGGTCGACCACGTCTTCCGGGTCGCCGCCGGGCTCGACTCGATGGTGGTGGGCGAGGCGCAGATCCTCGGCCAGCTCCGCGACGCCTACCACTCGGCGACCGGGGCCGACACGGCCGGTCGGCTGCTGCACGAGCTGATGCAGCAGGCGCTGCGGGTCGGCAAGCGGGCCCACGCGGAGACGGGCATCGACCGGGCCGGTCAGAGCGTGGTGACCGCGGCGCTGGAACTGGCCGCCGGCCACCTCGACGGTGACCTGGCCGGCCGCCCGGCCCTCGTCGTCGGGGCGGGGGCGATGGGCTCGCTGGGCGTCGCCACGCTGTCCCGGCTGGGCGCCGGGCCGCTCACCGTGACCAACCGGGGCGCCGACCGGGCCGTCCGGCTGGCCGAGGCGTACGGCGCCAGCGCGACGCCCATGGCGGAACTGACCGCGGCGCTCTCCACAGTGGACATAGTAGTGGCCGCCACGGCGGCCACGGAGGCGGTCCTCACCCGCGAGGTGGTCAGCCGGGCGCTCGCCGGGCGCGACCCCGGCCGGGGGCCGCTGGTCCTGCTCGACCTCGCGGTGCCGCGCGACGTGGAGGCCGGAGTCGCCGAGCTGCCCGGCGTCGAGGTGATCGACATCGACAGGATGGCGACGCTGCTCGCCGACGGCCCCGCCGCCACCGACGCCGCCGCCGTCGAGCGGATCGTGGTCGGCGAGGTCGACGCCTTCCTCACCTGGCTGCGCGGGTCCGACGTGGCGCCGACCGTGGCCGCCCTGCGCGGCCGCGCCGACGACGTGGTCACCGCCGAGCTGCGCCGGCTCGCCCAGCGCCGCCCGGACCTCACCGACGACCAGCGCGCCGAGGTCGCCCGGACGGTGCACCGGGTGGTCCAGCGCCTGTTGCACCAGCCCACCGTGCGGGTCCGGCAGCTCGCCGCGGAGCCCGGCGGCGACCAGTACGCGGCCCTGCTGCGCGAGCTGTTCGACCTCCAGGTGCCGCAGACGTCACCGGTCGACAGCGTCCCCGACATCGTGGACAGCGACGTCGCGCCCCTGCTCGGTCTCGCCGACTTCCCGCCGTCGTCCGTCCCGGCCGACGTCCCGCCCACCGGAGGTGAGCGATGA
- a CDS encoding GNAT family N-acetyltransferase — MVREWDPRTASSAEIASLLGTLNAVLAADLPQDPPWRESSLREYLSEVMPGERRICWVAQAGPAADGAPGPILGQVNVLLLGDIGVLEVLVHPSQRRSGLGRDLVLVAARRVYQEGFQSIGVEVVGDTPAVAFFESLGFSKEYVETRSVLDLSGVDWAELAEMATGIGAGYHLEFCPGGPPDELIEAYARAKAEVRDVDDGDLRPSSYDPQRLRDSLDCLHRRGMKPYIVLALHEQTGEVAGLTEVVVPAQHPTRADQYDTIVVQDHRGYGIDRAIKARMLLELRSAAPELTEVQTWNAQANEAMLKVNAELGYRPDREWCEYSVDVAELVHRLDAGR, encoded by the coding sequence ATGGTGCGCGAGTGGGACCCCAGGACCGCCTCGTCCGCCGAGATCGCGTCGCTGCTGGGCACGCTGAACGCGGTCCTGGCGGCCGATCTGCCGCAGGATCCGCCGTGGCGGGAGAGTTCCCTGCGGGAATACCTCTCCGAGGTCATGCCCGGCGAGCGGCGGATCTGCTGGGTCGCCCAGGCGGGGCCGGCCGCCGACGGGGCGCCGGGGCCGATCCTCGGCCAGGTCAACGTGCTCCTGCTCGGCGACATCGGCGTGCTGGAGGTGCTGGTGCACCCCTCGCAGCGGCGCAGCGGGCTCGGCCGTGACCTCGTCCTGGTCGCCGCCCGCCGCGTCTACCAGGAGGGCTTCCAGTCGATCGGGGTGGAGGTGGTCGGCGACACGCCGGCCGTCGCCTTCTTCGAGTCGCTCGGCTTCTCCAAGGAGTACGTCGAGACCCGCAGCGTGCTGGACCTGTCCGGGGTGGACTGGGCCGAGCTGGCCGAGATGGCCACCGGCATCGGTGCGGGCTACCACCTGGAGTTCTGTCCCGGCGGCCCGCCGGACGAGCTGATCGAGGCGTACGCCCGGGCCAAGGCCGAGGTGCGCGACGTCGACGACGGCGACCTGCGCCCCAGCTCTTACGACCCGCAGCGGCTGCGGGACAGCCTGGACTGCCTGCACCGGCGGGGCATGAAGCCCTACATCGTGCTCGCCCTCCACGAGCAGACCGGGGAGGTGGCCGGCCTGACCGAGGTGGTGGTGCCGGCCCAGCATCCCACCCGGGCCGACCAGTACGACACCATCGTCGTGCAGGACCACCGGGGCTACGGCATCGACCGGGCGATCAAGGCCCGGATGCTGCTGGAGCTGCGCTCGGCGGCACCGGAGCTGACCGAGGTGCAGACCTGGAACGCGCAGGCCAACGAGGCCATGCTCAAGGTCAACGCCGAGCTCGGCTACCGTCCGGACCGCGAGTGGTGCGAATACAGCGTCGACGTGGCCGAACTGGTGCACCGTCTCGACGCCGGACGTTGA
- a CDS encoding lamin tail domain-containing protein, translating into MRPRRTLAALATATAAVTAAAVGVAPTAASAAPTDLFISEYVEGSSNNKAIELFNGTGAAVDLAAGGYQLQLHFNGSTNPTNLALTGTVAAGDTFVLASASAAAGILDRADQTTTASLFNGDDAIVLRRGGTVLDSIGQVGVDPGTEWGAGVTSTADNTLRRSAAVTAGDTDPSDAFDPAAQWAGFPVDTFDGLGTHTVDGGGPVDAPATLTCGPALVTPAGTAATREVTAVDPDDRIVDVALTSVSPTPAAGSVARTAVTPADAVGGTARATVRASADLAAGAYTVVLTATDADGGTATCTLAVQVTRELTVGEVQGPTTAGEAGPADRSPLAPASGNGTSSTLYDVRGVITQLTLARDSSGRDQRGFFLQSRKDATDGDPTSSDGIFVFMGGFTSLIGGYVPTVGDEVVLRARVSEYFNFTQLSGASLVRKLASGVDVNAEVEVADAVPPVELADAQRFWERHEGARLRVRAGSGAVSGRNVFASTADGEVFVIDRDDPLLDRADPYARRVFRDAHPLDNDPTRRFDDGNGQRILLGSMGVKGATGDSGALLPPARTFDTLTADAIGGLYYSFEKYGVQVEQAAFTGGTDPSTNHPPQPANRSEELAVATYNVENLYDHRDDPFDGCDFAGNAGCTGVRPPFDYVPGSEQEYREQLAALADQITTDLHSPDLILVQEAEDQDICSVSDGRLVCGTTDNADGAPDSLQDLALTIAANGGPAYAAAYDRSGADARGITAAFLYRTDRVSLAEATADDPLLGSAPTVAYRGAGLPGNADVQNPKALNAVLPADVDTSTGKDGDNVFTRAPQLGKFTVAAAPGSTERYTLWAASNHYSSGPDSRVGQRREQAAYGAAIVAAVEASDPHARVVYGGDLNVFPRPDDPIATAAEPIPSDQLGPLYAAGMRNLWDDLLADAPSSAYSYSFEGQAQTLDHLFVNGALHRDLVQMRAAHINADWPADHAADGTRGSSDHDPQVARFRSRAALSVADVSVVEGDKGTRQLDFTATVSRPLSQPVLLCATTYGTTAQAGADYEPYVGCKVLAAGQTSVVFPVTVRGDRKPEADERLTLLVAGVPGLRLADPVAVGTITDDD; encoded by the coding sequence ATGCGCCCGCGCCGCACTCTTGCCGCGCTCGCGACCGCCACCGCCGCCGTGACCGCGGCGGCAGTCGGCGTCGCACCCACCGCGGCCAGCGCCGCGCCCACCGACCTGTTCATCTCCGAGTACGTCGAAGGCTCGTCGAACAACAAGGCGATCGAGCTGTTCAACGGCACCGGCGCCGCCGTCGACCTGGCCGCCGGCGGATACCAGCTCCAGCTGCACTTCAACGGCTCCACCAACCCGACGAACCTGGCGCTGACCGGGACCGTCGCGGCCGGCGACACCTTCGTCCTCGCCTCCGCCTCGGCCGCGGCCGGGATCCTCGACCGGGCCGACCAGACCACCACCGCCAGCCTGTTCAACGGCGACGACGCGATCGTGCTGCGCCGGGGCGGCACCGTGCTCGACTCGATCGGCCAGGTCGGCGTCGACCCGGGCACCGAGTGGGGCGCCGGCGTCACCAGCACCGCCGACAACACGCTGCGCCGGTCGGCCGCCGTCACCGCCGGCGACACCGACCCGTCCGACGCGTTCGACCCGGCCGCCCAGTGGGCCGGCTTCCCCGTCGACACGTTCGACGGGCTCGGCACGCACACCGTCGACGGCGGTGGGCCGGTCGACGCGCCGGCGACGCTCACCTGCGGCCCGGCCCTGGTGACCCCGGCCGGCACGGCGGCGACCCGGGAGGTCACCGCCGTCGACCCCGACGACCGGATCGTCGACGTGGCGCTCACCTCGGTCAGCCCGACCCCTGCCGCCGGCTCCGTCGCGCGTACGGCCGTCACCCCGGCCGACGCGGTCGGCGGCACCGCCCGCGCCACGGTTCGCGCGAGCGCCGACCTGGCCGCCGGGGCGTACACCGTGGTGCTGACCGCGACCGACGCGGACGGCGGCACGGCCACCTGCACCCTGGCCGTGCAGGTCACCCGCGAGCTGACCGTCGGCGAGGTGCAGGGCCCGACCACCGCCGGCGAGGCCGGGCCGGCCGACCGGTCCCCGCTCGCGCCGGCCTCCGGCAACGGGACCAGCAGCACGCTGTACGACGTGCGCGGCGTGATCACCCAGCTGACCCTGGCGCGCGACTCGTCGGGCCGCGACCAGCGCGGCTTCTTCCTGCAGAGCCGCAAGGACGCCACCGACGGCGACCCCACCAGCTCGGACGGCATCTTCGTCTTCATGGGCGGGTTCACCTCGCTGATCGGCGGCTACGTGCCGACGGTCGGAGACGAGGTCGTGCTCCGGGCGCGGGTCTCGGAGTACTTCAACTTCACCCAGCTCTCCGGCGCGTCGCTGGTCCGCAAGCTCGCCTCCGGCGTCGACGTGAACGCCGAGGTCGAGGTGGCCGACGCGGTGCCGCCGGTCGAGCTGGCCGACGCGCAACGGTTCTGGGAGCGGCACGAGGGCGCCCGGCTGCGGGTGCGGGCCGGCTCCGGCGCGGTGAGCGGGCGGAACGTCTTCGCCTCCACCGCCGACGGCGAGGTCTTCGTGATCGACCGGGACGACCCGCTGCTGGACCGCGCCGACCCGTACGCCCGCCGGGTGTTCCGGGACGCGCACCCGCTGGACAACGACCCGACCCGCCGCTTCGACGACGGCAACGGCCAGCGCATCCTGCTCGGCAGCATGGGCGTCAAGGGCGCCACGGGCGACAGCGGCGCGCTGCTTCCGCCCGCCCGCACGTTCGACACGCTGACCGCCGACGCCATCGGCGGCCTCTACTACTCGTTCGAGAAGTACGGCGTGCAGGTCGAGCAGGCCGCGTTCACCGGCGGGACCGACCCGTCGACGAACCACCCGCCGCAGCCGGCCAACCGGTCGGAGGAGCTCGCGGTCGCGACCTACAACGTCGAGAACCTGTACGACCACCGTGACGACCCGTTCGACGGCTGCGACTTCGCCGGCAACGCCGGCTGCACCGGGGTACGCCCGCCGTTCGACTACGTGCCGGGCAGTGAGCAGGAGTACCGCGAGCAGCTCGCCGCGCTGGCCGATCAGATCACCACCGACCTGCACTCGCCGGACCTGATCCTGGTGCAGGAGGCCGAGGACCAGGACATCTGCTCGGTCTCGGACGGTCGGCTGGTCTGCGGCACCACCGACAACGCGGACGGCGCGCCGGACAGCCTGCAGGACCTGGCGCTGACCATCGCGGCCAACGGCGGCCCGGCCTACGCCGCCGCGTACGACCGCAGCGGCGCGGACGCGCGGGGCATCACCGCGGCCTTCCTGTACCGCACCGACCGGGTCTCGCTGGCCGAGGCGACCGCCGACGACCCGCTGCTGGGTTCGGCGCCGACGGTGGCCTACCGGGGCGCGGGCCTGCCGGGCAACGCCGACGTGCAGAACCCGAAGGCGCTCAACGCCGTGCTCCCCGCCGACGTGGACACGTCCACCGGCAAGGACGGCGACAACGTCTTCACCCGCGCTCCGCAGCTCGGCAAGTTCACCGTCGCCGCGGCACCCGGCTCCACCGAGCGGTACACGCTGTGGGCCGCCAGCAACCACTACTCGTCCGGGCCGGACAGCCGGGTCGGGCAGCGCCGGGAGCAGGCCGCGTACGGCGCCGCGATCGTCGCCGCCGTCGAGGCGTCAGACCCGCACGCACGGGTGGTGTACGGCGGGGACCTGAACGTCTTCCCCCGCCCCGACGACCCGATCGCCACGGCGGCGGAGCCGATCCCGTCGGACCAGCTCGGGCCGCTGTACGCCGCCGGCATGCGCAACCTCTGGGACGACCTGCTCGCCGACGCGCCGTCGTCCGCCTACTCGTACAGCTTCGAAGGGCAGGCGCAGACGCTGGACCACCTGTTCGTCAACGGCGCGCTGCACCGGGACCTGGTGCAGATGCGGGCGGCGCACATCAACGCCGACTGGCCCGCCGACCACGCCGCCGACGGCACTCGCGGCTCCAGCGACCACGACCCGCAGGTGGCCCGGTTCCGCTCGCGGGCCGCGCTGAGCGTCGCCGACGTCTCGGTGGTCGAGGGCGACAAGGGCACCCGGCAGCTCGACTTCACCGCCACGGTGTCCCGGCCGCTGTCCCAGCCCGTGCTGCTCTGCGCCACCACGTACGGCACCACGGCCCAGGCCGGCGCCGACTACGAGCCGTACGTCGGCTGCAAGGTCCTCGCGGCCGGGCAGACGTCGGTGGTGTTCCCGGTGACCGTGCGCGGCGACCGCAAGCCGGAGGCCGACGAGAGGCTGACGCTGCTGGTGGCCGGCGTGCCGGGGCTGCGCCTCGCCGACCCGGTCGCGGTGGGCACCATCACCGACGACGACTGA
- the hemB gene encoding porphobilinogen synthase, which produces MPYPEIRPRRLRRNAAVRRLVSETRVDPANLVVPMFVKEGLTEPRTIASLPGVLQHSRDSLRKAAAEAVEAGVGGIMLFGVPERRDATGSGGIDPGGILNVAIRDVVAEVGDATVVMSDLCLDEFTSHGHCGLLTPGGEVDNDATLASYAEMAVAQATAGVGVVGPSGMMDGQVGVVRRALDAAGHQDVAVLAYAVKYASAFYGPFRDAVESALEGDRRTYQQDPTNLRESLREVELDVAEGADMVMVKPALPYLDVVSAVRAAVDVPVAAYQVSGEYAMVEAAAANGWIDRERVMLETLTSIRRAGAQIILTYWAVEAAQLLRQRY; this is translated from the coding sequence ATGCCGTACCCCGAGATCCGGCCCCGCCGGCTGCGCCGCAACGCGGCAGTCCGGCGGCTGGTGTCCGAGACCCGCGTCGACCCGGCCAATCTGGTCGTGCCGATGTTCGTCAAGGAGGGGCTGACTGAGCCGCGGACGATCGCGTCGCTCCCGGGGGTGCTCCAGCACTCCCGGGACTCGCTCCGCAAGGCAGCGGCCGAGGCGGTCGAGGCGGGCGTGGGCGGCATCATGCTCTTCGGGGTGCCGGAGCGGCGGGACGCCACCGGCTCCGGCGGCATCGACCCGGGCGGCATCCTCAACGTCGCGATCCGCGACGTCGTGGCCGAGGTGGGCGACGCCACGGTCGTCATGAGCGACCTCTGCCTCGACGAGTTCACCTCGCACGGGCACTGCGGCCTGCTCACCCCCGGCGGCGAGGTGGACAACGACGCCACGCTGGCTTCGTACGCCGAGATGGCCGTGGCCCAGGCCACCGCCGGGGTCGGCGTGGTCGGGCCGTCCGGGATGATGGACGGCCAGGTCGGCGTGGTGCGCAGGGCGCTCGACGCCGCGGGCCACCAGGACGTGGCGGTGCTGGCGTACGCCGTCAAGTACGCCTCGGCCTTCTACGGCCCCTTCCGTGACGCGGTGGAGTCGGCGCTGGAGGGCGACCGGCGCACCTACCAGCAGGATCCGACGAACCTGCGGGAGTCGCTGCGCGAGGTCGAGCTGGACGTCGCCGAGGGCGCCGACATGGTGATGGTGAAGCCGGCGCTGCCGTACCTCGACGTGGTGTCGGCGGTCCGCGCGGCGGTCGACGTCCCGGTCGCCGCCTACCAGGTCTCCGGCGAGTACGCGATGGTCGAGGCGGCCGCCGCGAACGGCTGGATCGACCGCGAGCGGGTCATGCTGGAGACGCTCACCTCGATCCGGCGTGCCGGCGCGCAGATCATCCTCACCTACTGGGCGGTCGAGGCCGCCCAGCTCCTCCGCCAGCGCTACTGA
- a CDS encoding helix-turn-helix domain-containing protein — MTDASSAEPENDDHAGCDNHAGCDNRAGCDNRAGCDDQTGCGDGAGYDHRTGCGEQRDSGAQPGPGRQPGVRDQPDADWPVLLTKPFDVPWPAAGIVRAVRRRADLSQRELARWAGVHHATVGREPDPEPRSGPKPESEPGP, encoded by the coding sequence ATGACCGACGCTTCCTCCGCCGAACCGGAGAACGACGACCACGCCGGCTGCGACAACCACGCTGGCTGCGACAACAGGGCCGGCTGCGACAACAGGGCCGGCTGCGACGACCAGACCGGCTGCGGCGATGGGGCCGGTTACGACCACCGAACCGGCTGCGGCGAGCAGCGCGACTCGGGGGCGCAGCCGGGTCCCGGTCGTCAGCCCGGTGTCCGTGACCAGCCGGACGCGGATTGGCCGGTGCTGTTGACCAAGCCGTTCGACGTTCCGTGGCCCGCCGCCGGCATCGTCCGGGCGGTCCGGCGCCGGGCCGACCTCAGCCAACGTGAACTGGCCCGATGGGCGGGGGTGCACCACGCCACCGTGGGGCGGGAACCGGACCCGGAACCGAGGTCAGGACCGAAGCCGGAGTCGGAGCCGGGGCCGTGA
- a CDS encoding uroporphyrinogen-III synthase, translating into MTRTRKPVGRIAFVGAGPGDPGLLTRRAHDALVDADQVVYDRGVPESLLDAVRAQARSDAQFTPAEGAPGDVAKVLISAARSGLNAVHLVAGDPFGHESVVREVQAVARTAAHFEVVPGVGQAEGVATYAGVPLPGVRTAADVEDVSTLDFDALAAAVGRGSLALAVDAGDLAAIRDGLLAAGVDGATGVGVTGDGTGETQYTTTSTVDSFVAAALGFTGRVVLTVGEGVGQRDKLSWWENRPLYGWKVLVPRTKEQAGVMSARLRAYGAIPCEVPTIAVEPPRTPAQMERAVKGLVDGRYAWVIFTSVNAVRAVWEKFAEHGLDARHFGGVKIACIGEATADAVRAFGIQPELIPSGEQSSEGLLAEFSPHDEILDPVGRVLLPRADIATETLAAGLTERGWEVDDVTAYRTVRAAPPPAEIRDAIKSGGFDAVLFTSSSTVRNLVGIAGKPHARTVVAVIGPKTAETATEFGLRVDVQPPHASVPDLVESLAAYAVELREKLAAMPAKQRRGSKVQGPTALRFR; encoded by the coding sequence ATGACCCGCACCCGTAAGCCCGTAGGCCGTATCGCGTTCGTCGGGGCCGGTCCCGGCGACCCGGGCCTGCTGACCCGCCGGGCGCACGACGCCCTGGTCGACGCCGACCAGGTGGTGTACGACCGGGGAGTCCCCGAGTCGCTGCTCGACGCCGTCCGTGCCCAGGCCAGGTCCGACGCCCAGTTCACCCCGGCCGAGGGCGCGCCGGGTGACGTGGCGAAGGTGCTGATCTCGGCGGCCCGCTCCGGGCTGAACGCGGTGCACCTGGTCGCAGGCGACCCGTTCGGCCACGAGTCGGTGGTCCGGGAGGTGCAGGCGGTGGCGCGTACCGCCGCGCACTTCGAGGTGGTGCCGGGCGTCGGCCAGGCCGAGGGCGTGGCGACCTACGCCGGCGTACCGCTGCCGGGCGTACGCACGGCGGCCGACGTCGAGGACGTCAGCACGCTCGACTTCGACGCGCTGGCCGCGGCCGTCGGCCGGGGCTCGCTCGCGCTGGCCGTGGACGCCGGCGACCTCGCCGCGATCCGGGACGGGCTGCTCGCCGCCGGGGTGGACGGTGCCACCGGCGTCGGCGTGACCGGGGACGGCACCGGCGAGACGCAGTACACCACCACGTCGACCGTGGACTCCTTCGTCGCGGCGGCGCTCGGCTTCACCGGCCGGGTGGTGCTCACCGTCGGCGAGGGCGTGGGCCAGCGGGACAAGCTGAGCTGGTGGGAGAACCGCCCGCTGTACGGGTGGAAGGTCCTCGTGCCCCGCACGAAGGAGCAGGCCGGCGTGATGAGCGCCCGGCTGCGCGCGTACGGGGCCATCCCGTGCGAGGTGCCGACGATCGCGGTCGAGCCGCCGCGCACCCCGGCCCAGATGGAGCGGGCGGTCAAGGGCCTGGTCGACGGCCGGTACGCCTGGGTGATCTTCACCTCGGTGAACGCGGTCCGCGCGGTCTGGGAGAAGTTCGCCGAGCACGGCCTGGACGCCCGGCACTTCGGCGGCGTCAAGATCGCCTGCATCGGCGAGGCGACCGCCGACGCGGTCCGCGCGTTCGGCATCCAGCCCGAGCTGATCCCGTCGGGGGAGCAGTCCTCCGAGGGGCTGCTGGCCGAGTTCTCGCCGCACGACGAGATCCTCGACCCGGTCGGCCGGGTGCTGTTGCCGCGCGCCGACATCGCCACCGAGACCCTCGCCGCCGGGCTCACCGAGCGCGGGTGGGAGGTCGACGACGTGACCGCCTACCGCACGGTGCGCGCCGCTCCGCCGCCCGCCGAGATCCGGGACGCGATCAAGTCCGGTGGCTTCGACGCGGTGCTCTTCACCTCGTCCTCCACCGTCCGGAACCTGGTCGGCATCGCGGGGAAGCCGCACGCGCGTACCGTTGTTGCGGTGATCGGGCCCAAGACGGCGGAGACCGCGACGGAGTTCGGCCTGCGGGTCGACGTCCAGCCGCCGCACGCCTCGGTCCCCGACCTGGTGGAGTCGCTCGCCGCCTACGCCGTCGAGCTGCGCGAGAAGCTCGCCGCCATGCCGGCGAAGCAGCGCCGCGGTTCGAAGGTGCAGGGGCCGACCGCCCTGAGGTTCCGGTAG
- the hemC gene encoding hydroxymethylbilane synthase, with product MSTPLRLGTRGSKLAMAQSGHVAEALTAATGRPVELVEVVTAGDRSSAPVHRLGVGVFVSALRDALTAGTIDFAVHSYKDLPTAAAPGLHVAAVPPRQDPRDALVARDGRTLAELPPGAGVGTGALRRVAQLHALGMQLQVTPIRGNVDSRLARVLGPEADLDAVVLARAGLARLGRTDVITETLDPMLMLPAPAQGALAVECRVDDTDMVELLAVLDHAPSRAAVVAERALLATLEAGCSAPVAAYAVIAEGEPTGSNAEGDAGEEIYLRGAVISPDGTRDIRLSRTGTPADAAEIGKALAAELLDLGADSILGQEGHAGPGTQQFGSTE from the coding sequence ATGAGCACGCCCCTGCGCCTCGGTACCCGGGGCAGCAAACTGGCGATGGCCCAGTCCGGCCACGTCGCCGAGGCACTGACGGCGGCCACCGGCCGCCCGGTCGAGCTGGTCGAGGTGGTCACCGCCGGCGACCGCTCCTCCGCGCCGGTGCACCGGCTCGGCGTCGGCGTCTTCGTCTCCGCGCTGCGCGACGCGCTGACCGCCGGCACGATCGACTTCGCGGTGCACTCCTACAAGGACCTGCCCACCGCGGCGGCCCCCGGGCTGCACGTCGCGGCGGTGCCGCCGCGGCAGGACCCGCGCGACGCGCTGGTCGCCCGCGACGGCCGGACGCTCGCCGAGCTGCCGCCCGGCGCGGGCGTGGGCACCGGCGCGCTGCGCCGCGTCGCCCAGCTGCACGCCCTCGGGATGCAGCTCCAGGTCACCCCGATCCGCGGCAACGTCGACAGCCGCCTCGCGCGGGTGCTCGGGCCGGAGGCCGACCTGGACGCCGTCGTCCTGGCCCGGGCCGGGCTGGCCCGGCTCGGGCGGACCGACGTGATCACCGAGACGCTCGACCCGATGCTGATGCTGCCCGCCCCCGCCCAGGGCGCGCTGGCGGTGGAGTGCCGGGTCGACGACACCGACATGGTGGAGCTGCTCGCCGTGCTCGACCACGCACCGTCCCGCGCCGCGGTCGTCGCGGAGCGGGCGCTGTTGGCCACCCTGGAGGCCGGATGCTCCGCTCCGGTCGCCGCCTACGCCGTCATCGCCGAAGGCGAGCCAACCGGCTCGAACGCCGAAGGCGACGCCGGTGAGGAGATCTACCTGCGCGGGGCGGTGATCAGCCCGGACGGCACGAGAGACATCCGGCTGTCCCGCACCGGTACGCCCGCCGACGCGGCGGAGATCGGCAAGGCACTCGCCGCCGAACTCCTCGACCTCGGCGCCGACTCGATCCTCGGCCAAGAAGGACACGCCGGCCCGGGGACCCAGCAATTTGGGAGCACAGAATGA